AATAATGCCGTATAACCCGGCAGACTACATCCTGAGCTTTGATATGAAACAAGATTATGTAATTGGAATTGATTTCGGTACCGATTCGGTCCGTGCGCTGGTGGTAAATGCACGCACGGGCGGGCAGGAGGGCACGGCGGTGCAGGAATATGAAAGATGGAAACAGGGCAAATACTGCGACGCAGCACAGTCGCAGTTCAGGCAACATCCGCTCGACTACCTGGAAAGTATGGAAAAGGCCGTCGTGAAGGCACTGGATAATGCACCCGCAGAGGCCAGAAACCACATCCGCGGAATTTCGGTGGATACAACAGGTTCCACGCCGGTTGCTGTGGACAGGAACGGAACCCCGCTGGCACTCCTGCCTGAAATGGCCGAAAACGCGAACGGGATGTTTATTCTCTGGAAAGATCACACAGCTAATGCCGAGGCTGAGGAAATTAACCGGCTGGCCCAAACCTGGCCAGAAAACTATATCAGGTTTGTTGGCGGTATTTATTCCTCTGAATGGTTTTGGGCCAAGATATTGCGTACGCTTCGCGTTGATCCCGAAGTGCGGGATAAGGCATTTTCATGGGTGGAGCATTGTGACTGGGTTTCTGCCGAACTAACCGGCGTTACCGACCCGTTGAAATTAAAAAGGTCGCGGTGCGCGGCAGGGCACAAGGCGCTGTGGCACCAGGATTTCGACGGTTTACCTTCCAATGATTTCCTGAAAAGCCTCGACCCGCTGCTCGACGGTCTGCGTGACCGGTTGTTTGATACCACGGAAACGTCCGACAGACCAATGGGCAGGATTTCAGAAAAATGGGCCAAAAAATTCGGGGTACCGGCAGATACGATGATTGGAGTAGGTGCATTCGACGCACATATGGGCGCTGTCGGAGCACTAATCGAACCCTATTCCCTGTGTAAAGTGATCGGTACGTCAACCTGCGATATGCTGGTCGCGCCAAACGAAGAAGCGGGGCATCTGCTGATCAAAGGGATCTGCGGCCAGGTCGACGGCTCTATTATTCCCGGTATGCTGGGAATGGAGGCCGGACAGTCTGCTTTTGGCGATATTTACGCCTGGTTTGGAAAGCTGGTTACTGAGCCAGTAAGAGCATTGCTCGGCGAGGATGCCGCCAGGGAGCTTTCTGCAAAACTGATACCGCATCTTGCCGAGCAAGCCGGGAAGTTACCCGTCACCGAAACCGACATCATCGCAATAGACTGGCTGAACGGGCGTAGGACGCCTGATGCGAAACACACGCTCAAAGGCGGCATTTTCGGTCTTAACCTGGCGAGTGATAGTCCGAGAATTTTTAAGGCGCTGGTGGAATCTACCGCTTTCGGATCCAAGAGCATTGTAGAGCGTTTCAGAAGTGAGGGGGTGCCGATCCACGAAGTGATCGCGATCGGCGGCGTAGCAAAAAAATCAGCATTCGTGATGCAAACGCTAGCCGACGTATTGAATATGCCGATCAAAGTGGCTGCTTCTGAACAGGCCTGTGCGCTCGGTGCTGCGATGTTTGCCGCGGTGGCCTCAGGCATCTATACAACATTGCCGGAGGCGCAACAGGCAATGAGTTCCGGCTTTGATGCAATCTACCAGCCGAGGGAGAAGCAAGCGGAAGTTTACCAGGCACTTTACAAAAAATACCAGGATTCCGGTGCATTTATAGAAAATCAATTCCTGAAAAAAACGCAGACGGCGGCTATTGATGCCGTTTCTGATCAATTTTAATACCCATAACCCCATGCTTGATTTAAAACAGTTTGAGATCTGGTTCATTACCGGAAGCCAGCATTTATACGGAGAAGAAACGCTGCGACAGGTGGACGAACATTCACAGGCGATCGCCGCTTCATTTGACCAGTCACCACAAATACCTGTTCGCGTGGTTTTTAAGCCCGTCGTAAAGTCGTCGGAAGAGATTTTCGGGGTTATCCAGGAAGCGAATAGCAAGCAAAACTGTATCGGTATTATTGCCTGGATGCATACTTTTTCACCTGCTAAAATGTGGATCAGAGGCTTGCAGATCCTGCAAAAACCGTTGCTGCATTTGCATACCCAATACAACCGGGATATTCCCTGGGGAAATATCGACATGGATTTTATGAACCTGAACCAGTCTGCGCATGGCGACCGGGAGTTTGGTTTTATGATGACCAGAATGCGGTTGAACAGAAAGGTAGTGGTGGGACACTGGCATCAAACGCAGGTTTTGGAAGACCTGGGAAAATGGGCCCGTGTAGCTGCGGCACGTCACGATATGCAGGGCGCCAAATTTGTCAGATTTGGCGATAATATGCGCCAGGTGGCGGTGACAGACGGTGACAAGGTTGCAGCGGAAATGACTTTCGGATTTTCCGTCAATACGCACGCGGTGGGCGATCTGGTGCAGGTGATTGATCAGGTTTCTGAGGCGGAAATAGACAGGCTGGTGGAGGAATATAATGCAGTTTATGAACTGGCAGGTTCATTGAAGAACGGGGCCGCGCGGCATTCGTCGCTCCGTGACGCCGCACGCATTGAACTCGGAATGCAGTACTTCCTGCAAGACGGGAATTTCAAGGGATATACCAATACATTTGAAGACCTGCACGGAATGAAGCAGCTGCCGGGGATCGGGTCGCAGCGGATGATGGCGGCCGGTTACGGATATGCAGGCGAGGGCGACTGGAAAACTTCGGCAATGGTGCGCGCGCTAAAAGTGATGGCAAGCGGGCTCGACGGCGGGAATTCTTTTATGGAGGATTATACCTATCATTTTGATCCGCAGAACAGCCTGGTGCTTGGTTCGCACATGCTCGAAATTTGTCCCAGCATTGCAGCCGGGAAACTTTCCTGCGAAATCCATGCATTGGGAATAGGCGGGAAGGAAGATCCTGTCAGGCTGGTTTTTAATGCACCGGCGGGGCCCGCATTGAACGTCTCTCTGGTAGATTTGGGCAATCGTTTTCGGATTATCGTAAATGAGGTAGATGCTGTGGAAATCACAGAACAGCTGCCGAAACTGCCGGTGGCCAGGGCTTTGTGGAAGCCGCAGCCCGATATGCAAACCGGCTGTGCCGCCTGGATCTATGCCGGCGGGGCACATCATACGGTTTACAGCCAGAACCTGACGACTGACCACATCGAAACTTTCGCTGAAATGGCGGGTGTGGAGTTGGTTGTGATTGACAAAAACACAACATTGAGGCAGCTTAAAAATGAATTGCGCTGGAGTGAAGGATTTTACAAGTAACTGACTATGTCTAAATATACTTACCTGAAAGAGCAGGTTTACGAGGCCAATATGGAAATTCCCAGAGAGGAGCTGGCCATTGTTACATTTGGTAATGTGAGCGGGATTGACCGCGCGGAGGGAGTTGTCGCAATCAAGCCGAGTGGCATTCCCTATCACCGGCTGAGGCCAGCGGATATTGTTATTGTTGATCTTGATAATAAGGTGATCGAGGGGACAATGCGGCCATCCTCGGACACTAAAACACATACCCTGCTATATAAAAACTTCCCGTCTATCGGTGGCGTTTGTCACACGCATTCGACTTACGCGGTTGCCTGGGCTCAGGCAATCCGGCCGATCCCGAACCTGGGGACTACCCACGCAGATCATTTGACGGCTGCAATTCCCGTAACAGAGGTCATGTCCGACGAAATGATCCAGGGGAATTATGAGTTGGAAACCGGCAATCAGATACTGGACCTTTTTGCAGCGCAGCAATTAAGCTATGAAGAAGTGGAGATGGTGTTGGTAGCCTGCCACGGGCCTTTTACGTGGGGCAAAGATCCAGCGAAAGCCATTTATAACTCGGTGGTACTGGAAGAAATTGCCAGGATGGCTTACCTGACCTTACAAATTAATCCGCTGGCCGGTACGATCAAGCAAAGCCTGATCGATAAGCATTATTTCAGAAAGCACGGGAAAAATGCCTATTATGGGCAGGAGTGATTATTTTTTCTTTTCTACCCGCTGACTGGCAATCTTGCGCATTTGCTGCAGCGCCTCTTGTCTCGACATTCCCTTTTCGTTGGCCTTGGCTTCTTCAATCGCCTCTTTCGTAAACCGGCCTTTGAGCATATTATACAGGGCAAAAAACATATTTACTATTGTGAATTACTGTTGAGATAAACTGGTAGTCAAACTTAACAAACTATCACCTATAAAAAAACTGCCGGATGTTGAGACATCCGGCAGCGATTTTTTTCTTAAACGTTGAGTATTCAAAATCTTAACCGATCGCTTCCTTACGCAATTTGCTGCCTGGATTGAATTCGTCCTTGATCCAGCGGACGAAATTGTGCGAATTGGTTTTGTAAATTTCCATTGATAATGGCTTAATGCCGCTGAACTCCACTTCCTTAACGTACTCAGCATGCAACTTTAAAATTTCTGACAGGGTTTTGCTATCGGTTTTCATCGA
This Dyadobacter sp. UC 10 DNA region includes the following protein-coding sequences:
- a CDS encoding L-ribulose-5-phosphate 4-epimerase, which translates into the protein MSKYTYLKEQVYEANMEIPREELAIVTFGNVSGIDRAEGVVAIKPSGIPYHRLRPADIVIVDLDNKVIEGTMRPSSDTKTHTLLYKNFPSIGGVCHTHSTYAVAWAQAIRPIPNLGTTHADHLTAAIPVTEVMSDEMIQGNYELETGNQILDLFAAQQLSYEEVEMVLVACHGPFTWGKDPAKAIYNSVVLEEIARMAYLTLQINPLAGTIKQSLIDKHYFRKHGKNAYYGQE
- the araA gene encoding L-arabinose isomerase, whose amino-acid sequence is MLDLKQFEIWFITGSQHLYGEETLRQVDEHSQAIAASFDQSPQIPVRVVFKPVVKSSEEIFGVIQEANSKQNCIGIIAWMHTFSPAKMWIRGLQILQKPLLHLHTQYNRDIPWGNIDMDFMNLNQSAHGDREFGFMMTRMRLNRKVVVGHWHQTQVLEDLGKWARVAAARHDMQGAKFVRFGDNMRQVAVTDGDKVAAEMTFGFSVNTHAVGDLVQVIDQVSEAEIDRLVEEYNAVYELAGSLKNGAARHSSLRDAARIELGMQYFLQDGNFKGYTNTFEDLHGMKQLPGIGSQRMMAAGYGYAGEGDWKTSAMVRALKVMASGLDGGNSFMEDYTYHFDPQNSLVLGSHMLEICPSIAAGKLSCEIHALGIGGKEDPVRLVFNAPAGPALNVSLVDLGNRFRIIVNEVDAVEITEQLPKLPVARALWKPQPDMQTGCAAWIYAGGAHHTVYSQNLTTDHIETFAEMAGVELVVIDKNTTLRQLKNELRWSEGFYK
- a CDS encoding ribulokinase, translating into MKQDYVIGIDFGTDSVRALVVNARTGGQEGTAVQEYERWKQGKYCDAAQSQFRQHPLDYLESMEKAVVKALDNAPAEARNHIRGISVDTTGSTPVAVDRNGTPLALLPEMAENANGMFILWKDHTANAEAEEINRLAQTWPENYIRFVGGIYSSEWFWAKILRTLRVDPEVRDKAFSWVEHCDWVSAELTGVTDPLKLKRSRCAAGHKALWHQDFDGLPSNDFLKSLDPLLDGLRDRLFDTTETSDRPMGRISEKWAKKFGVPADTMIGVGAFDAHMGAVGALIEPYSLCKVIGTSTCDMLVAPNEEAGHLLIKGICGQVDGSIIPGMLGMEAGQSAFGDIYAWFGKLVTEPVRALLGEDAARELSAKLIPHLAEQAGKLPVTETDIIAIDWLNGRRTPDAKHTLKGGIFGLNLASDSPRIFKALVESTAFGSKSIVERFRSEGVPIHEVIAIGGVAKKSAFVMQTLADVLNMPIKVAASEQACALGAAMFAAVASGIYTTLPEAQQAMSSGFDAIYQPREKQAEVYQALYKKYQDSGAFIENQFLKKTQTAAIDAVSDQF